One part of the Excalfactoria chinensis isolate bCotChi1 chromosome 8, bCotChi1.hap2, whole genome shotgun sequence genome encodes these proteins:
- the TIE1 gene encoding tyrosine-protein kinase receptor Tie-1 isoform X3: protein MCWIFSCARFETHFKDMGLGLRFYLLLLLPWMAGAILDITLIANVQSLSHSDFFLSCIMGERDVSYLQIERENKIVMTHPKTGFQNYRNRSNYVQARGFSMPDLVGILYCMGRTPTEQAQVVYVHNSHNAHLFPVKATQSVNVGEPATFSARVLRRKEMDVMWKRNGTYYQTTDRGEVRGDLFTLTLPNVSVTENGVYSATFMGDSPLWSAFYRLIVRACREGQFGRNCQETCQRAQGCRGLSFCLPDPYGCSCASGWSGSRCSQACPPGYYGPDCALMCACQNGGSCNRFSGCVCPAGWHGQHCEKSDRFPQIIKLASELEFNMGSEPIISCVATGNPLPASDGVELRKADGTMLKLVKAIIESGQITCEFQVQHLTKDDAGLWECRVSTTGGQDSRKVKVNIRVPPAPLNPPRLLAKQSRQLVVSPVDCFSGDGPIVSVKLLYKPKDDASVWSSIVVDNRENITLMNLRPVTAYVVKVQLSRPGDGGEGSKGPEAVMVTECLEPTVKPVIEGWSIEEKNTLHVNWKLPSNHEPAHGFIVHLFDSAKQLVCKKNITSISVLSAHIGGLEFNKEYGLEVLVYHCTSLGPPSDLYKVMINSKGPSSPRSLSAESVSDTAIRLYWQVPEYPNGGITKYIVELQQVGGNSEPQWIDTDNGAETTKIIGGLNASTTYQFRVRANSYVPGEWSQLVKAKTLGDGALSVPPSLGSQSTEQSGVDQQLLLAIIGSVSVTCLTILFALLALFLIKKNFFHRRRTFTYQSGSVSAACHARTVSPAPHVPARSRSRSIASSPDAARPHLHTERGEETILQFNSGTLTLTRRPKPQPEPLSYPILEWEDIKFEDMIGEGNFGQVIRAMIKKDGLKMNAAIKMLKEYASENDHRDFAGELEVLCKLGHHPNIINLLGACENKGYLYIAIEYAPYGNLLDFLRKSRVLETDPAFAKEHGTASTLTSQQLLQFASDVAKGMQYLSEKQFIHRDLAARNILVGENLASKIADFGLSRGEEVYVKKTMGRLPVRWMAIESLNYSVYTTKSDVWSFGVLLWEIVSLGGTPYCGMTCAELYEKLPQGYRMEKPRNCDDEVYELMRQCWRDRPYERPPFAQISMQLIRMLEARKAYVNMALFENFTYAGIDATAEEA from the exons ATGTGCTGGATATTTTCCTGTGCCAGATTTGAGACACACTTCAAGGACATGGGACTGGGACTCCGGTTTTATCTACTGCTTCTCCTCCCATGGATGGCAG GGGCCATCCTGGACATCACCCTGATTGCCAACGTGCAGAGCCTGTCCCACTCTGACTTCTTCCTCTCCTGTATCATGGGCGAGCGTGACGTGAGCTACCTGCAGATTGAGAGGGAGAACAAGATTGTGATGACACACCCCAAGACAGGCTTCCAAAACTACCGCAACCGCAGCAACTACGTCCAGGCCAGGGGCTTCTCCATGCCTGACTTGGTGGGGATCCTCTACTGCATGGGGCGCACACCGACAGAGCAGGCCCAGGTGGTCTACGTGCACAACAGCCACAATG CCCACCTTTTCCCAGTGAAGGCCACTCAGTCTGTGAATGTCGGCGAGCCGGCCACCTTCTCTGCCAGGGTCCTCAGGAGGAAGGAGATGGATGTcatgtggaaaagaaatg GTACCTACTACCAGACCACGGACCGGGGCGAGGTGCGGGGTGACCTTTTCACTCTAACACTCCCGAATGTCAGCGTGACTGAAAATGGTGTCTACAGTGCCACTTTCATGGGAGACAGCCCCCTGTGGAGTGCCTTCTACAGGCTAATCGTCAGAG CCTGCCGGGAAGGCCAGTTTGGCCGCAACTGTCAGGAGACCTGCCAGagagcccagggctgcaggggGCTGAGCTTCTGCCTGCCAGACCCCTATGGCTGCTCCTGCGCCTCGGGGTGGAGCGGCTCCCGCTGCAGCCAAG CCTGTCCCCCAGGATACTATGGCCCCGACTGTGCTCTGATGTGTGCCTGCCAGAATGGTGGCAGCTGTAACCGCTTCAGTGGCTGCGTCTGCCCCGCAGGCTGGCATGGACAGCACTGCGAGAAGTCAG ACCGCTTCCCCCAGATCATCAAGCTGGCCTCGGAGCTGGAGTTCAACATGGGTTCAGAGCCCATCATCAGCTGCGTGGCCACCGGCAACCCGCTGCCCGCAAGTGATGGCGTGGAGCTGCGCAAGGCTGATGGCACCATGCTTAAG ctggTCAAAGCCATCATAGAGTCGGGACAGATCACATGCGAGTTTCAGGTGCAGCATCTGACAAAGGACGATGCAGGGCTTTGGGAGTGCCGAGTTTCTACTACAGGGGGCCAGGACAGCCGGAAAGTCAAGGTCAACATTCGAG tgccaccagcaCCCCTGAATCCTCCCCGGCTCCTGGCCAAGCAGAGTCGCCAACTTGTGGTGTCACCTGTGGACTGCTTTTCTGGTGATGGACCCATTGTCTCTGTCAAGTTGCTCTACAAGCCCAAGGATGATGCCTCGGTGTGGTCGTCCATTGTGG TTGACAACAGAGAAAACATCACTCTCATGAACCTCCGGCCGGTGACCGCTTACGTTGTCAAGGTGCAGCTGAGCCGACCAGGGGATGGTGGTGAGGGCAGCAAGGGACCTGAGGCTGTCATGGTGACTGAGTGCCTAG AGCCCACAGTCAAGCCTGTGATTGAAGGTTGGTCCATTGAGGAGAAAAACACCCTTCACGTCAACTGGAAATTGCCGAGTAACCATGAGCCTGCACATGGGTTCATTGTCCATCTTTTCGactctgcaaagcagctggtctgcaaaaaaaacatcacatccatttctgtgctctctgcCCACATTGGGGGCCTGGAGTTCAACAAGGAGTATGGGCTGGAGGTGCTGGTATACCACTGCACCAGCCTGGGGCCCCCCTCTGATCTCTACAAGGTCATGATCAACAGCAAAG GGCCTTCCTCCCCACGGTCACTCTCAGCAGAGTCTGTGTCTGACACAGCCATCAGACTCTACTGGCAGGTCCCCGAGTACCCCAACGGGGGCATCACCAAGTACAttgtggagctgcagcaggtgggGGGGAACAGCGAGCCCCAGTGGATTGACACTGACAACGGTGCCGAGACCACCAAGATCATTGGAGGCCTCAACGCCAGCACCACCTACCAGTTTCGTGTCCGGGCCAACTCCTATGTCCCAGGGGAGTGGAGCCAGCTGGTGAAAGCCAAGACCCTGGGGGATG GAGCACTGAGTGTGCCTCCCAGCCTGGGCAGCCAGAGCACCGAGCAGTCAGGAGTAGATCAGCAGCTGCTCTTGGCCATCATCGGCTCCGTGTCCGTCAcctgcctcaccatcctctttGCCCTCCTGGCACTTTTTCTCATCAAGAAGAACTTTTTCCACCGGCGCCGCACCTTCACATACCAGTCTGGCTCGGTGAGTGCTGCCTGCCATGCCAGGACAGTGTCCCCAGCTCCCCATGTCCCAGCCCGATCCAGGTCACGCTCCATAGCCTCCAGTCCGGATGCAGCCAGACCTCACCTCCACACAGAGAGG ggagaagagaccaTCCTGCAGTTCAACTCCGGGACCCTGACCCTGACACGTCGGCCCAAGCCACAGCCCGAACCCCTCAGCTACCCCATCCTGGAGTGGGAGGACATCAAGTTTGAGGACATGATTGGGGAAGGGAACTTTGGGCAGGTCATCAGGGCCATGATCAAAAAAGATGGCTTGAAAATGAACGCAGCCATCAAGATGCTGAAGG AGTACGCCTCAGAGAATGACCACCGGGACTTTGCTGGAGAGTTAGAGGTGCTGTGCAAGCTGGGCCATCACCCCAACATAATCAACTTGCTGGGCGCCTGTGAGAACAAGG GTTACCTGTATATTGCCATTGAGTATGCCCCCTATGGAAACCTCCTCGACTTCCTCCGCAAGAGCCGAGTCCTGGAGACCGACCCAGCTTTTGCCAAGGAGCACGGCACTGCGTCCACCctcacctcccagcagctcctccagttTGCTTCAGACGTGGCCAAAGGGATGCAGTACCTGAGTGAGAAGCAG TTCATTCACAGGGATCTGGCAGCCAGGAATATCCTGGTGGGAGAAAACCTGGCCTCCAAGATCGCTGACTTTGGCCTCTCCAGGGGGGAGGAGGTCTACGTGAAGAAGACAATG GGCCGCTTGCCAGTTCGCTGGATGGCCATCGAGTCCCTCAACTACAGCGTGTACACCACCAAGAGCGATGT GTGGTCCTTTGGCGTCCTTCTCTGGGAGATCGTCAGCTTAG GGGGCACGCCGTATTGCGGGATGACGTGTGCTGAGCTGTATGAGAAGCTGCCCCAGGGCTATCGCATGGAGAAACCCCGCAACTGTGATGATGAGGT GTACGAGCTGATGAGACAGTGCTGGCGTGACCGCCCCTATGAGCGCCCACCCTTTGCCCAGATCTCCATGCAGCTCATCCGCATGTTAGAGGCCAGGAAG GCATATGTGAACATGGCCCTGTTTGAGAACTTCACCTACGCAGGGATCGATGCCACCGCTGAGGAGGCATGA
- the TIE1 gene encoding tyrosine-protein kinase receptor Tie-1 isoform X1, with product MCWIFSCARFETHFKDMGLGLRFYLLLLLPWMAGAILDITLIANVQSLSHSDFFLSCIMGERDVSYLQIERENKIVMTHPKTGFQNYRNRSNYVQARGFSMPDLVGILYCMGRTPTEQAQVVYVHNSHNAHLFPVKATQSVNVGEPATFSARVLRRKEMDVMWKRNGTYYQTTDRGEVRGDLFTLTLPNVSVTENGVYSATFMGDSPLWSAFYRLIVRACAAKKWGPSCEKDCPDCLNGGICHDHVGECICPPGFTGTRCERACREGQFGRNCQETCQRAQGCRGLSFCLPDPYGCSCASGWSGSRCSQACPPGYYGPDCALMCACQNGGSCNRFSGCVCPAGWHGQHCEKSDRFPQIIKLASELEFNMGSEPIISCVATGNPLPASDGVELRKADGTMLKLVKAIIESGQITCEFQVQHLTKDDAGLWECRVSTTGGQDSRKVKVNIRVPPAPLNPPRLLAKQSRQLVVSPVDCFSGDGPIVSVKLLYKPKDDASVWSSIVVDNRENITLMNLRPVTAYVVKVQLSRPGDGGEGSKGPEAVMVTECLEPTVKPVIEGWSIEEKNTLHVNWKLPSNHEPAHGFIVHLFDSAKQLVCKKNITSISVLSAHIGGLEFNKEYGLEVLVYHCTSLGPPSDLYKVMINSKGPSSPRSLSAESVSDTAIRLYWQVPEYPNGGITKYIVELQQVGGNSEPQWIDTDNGAETTKIIGGLNASTTYQFRVRANSYVPGEWSQLVKAKTLGDGALSVPPSLGSQSTEQSGVDQQLLLAIIGSVSVTCLTILFALLALFLIKKNFFHRRRTFTYQSGSVSAACHARTVSPAPHVPARSRSRSIASSPDAARPHLHTERGEETILQFNSGTLTLTRRPKPQPEPLSYPILEWEDIKFEDMIGEGNFGQVIRAMIKKDGLKMNAAIKMLKEYASENDHRDFAGELEVLCKLGHHPNIINLLGACENKGYLYIAIEYAPYGNLLDFLRKSRVLETDPAFAKEHGTASTLTSQQLLQFASDVAKGMQYLSEKQFIHRDLAARNILVGENLASKIADFGLSRGEEVYVKKTMGRLPVRWMAIESLNYSVYTTKSDVWSFGVLLWEIVSLGGTPYCGMTCAELYEKLPQGYRMEKPRNCDDEVYELMRQCWRDRPYERPPFAQISMQLIRMLEARKAYVNMALFENFTYAGIDATAEEA from the exons ATGTGCTGGATATTTTCCTGTGCCAGATTTGAGACACACTTCAAGGACATGGGACTGGGACTCCGGTTTTATCTACTGCTTCTCCTCCCATGGATGGCAG GGGCCATCCTGGACATCACCCTGATTGCCAACGTGCAGAGCCTGTCCCACTCTGACTTCTTCCTCTCCTGTATCATGGGCGAGCGTGACGTGAGCTACCTGCAGATTGAGAGGGAGAACAAGATTGTGATGACACACCCCAAGACAGGCTTCCAAAACTACCGCAACCGCAGCAACTACGTCCAGGCCAGGGGCTTCTCCATGCCTGACTTGGTGGGGATCCTCTACTGCATGGGGCGCACACCGACAGAGCAGGCCCAGGTGGTCTACGTGCACAACAGCCACAATG CCCACCTTTTCCCAGTGAAGGCCACTCAGTCTGTGAATGTCGGCGAGCCGGCCACCTTCTCTGCCAGGGTCCTCAGGAGGAAGGAGATGGATGTcatgtggaaaagaaatg GTACCTACTACCAGACCACGGACCGGGGCGAGGTGCGGGGTGACCTTTTCACTCTAACACTCCCGAATGTCAGCGTGACTGAAAATGGTGTCTACAGTGCCACTTTCATGGGAGACAGCCCCCTGTGGAGTGCCTTCTACAGGCTAATCGTCAGAG CGTGTGCTGCAAAGAAATGGGGTCCGTCCTGTGAGAAGGATTGCCCTGACTGCCTGAATGGGGGCATCTGTCATGACCACGTCGGTGAATGCATCTGTCCTCCTGGCTTCACGGGCACCCGCTGTGAGAGAG CCTGCCGGGAAGGCCAGTTTGGCCGCAACTGTCAGGAGACCTGCCAGagagcccagggctgcaggggGCTGAGCTTCTGCCTGCCAGACCCCTATGGCTGCTCCTGCGCCTCGGGGTGGAGCGGCTCCCGCTGCAGCCAAG CCTGTCCCCCAGGATACTATGGCCCCGACTGTGCTCTGATGTGTGCCTGCCAGAATGGTGGCAGCTGTAACCGCTTCAGTGGCTGCGTCTGCCCCGCAGGCTGGCATGGACAGCACTGCGAGAAGTCAG ACCGCTTCCCCCAGATCATCAAGCTGGCCTCGGAGCTGGAGTTCAACATGGGTTCAGAGCCCATCATCAGCTGCGTGGCCACCGGCAACCCGCTGCCCGCAAGTGATGGCGTGGAGCTGCGCAAGGCTGATGGCACCATGCTTAAG ctggTCAAAGCCATCATAGAGTCGGGACAGATCACATGCGAGTTTCAGGTGCAGCATCTGACAAAGGACGATGCAGGGCTTTGGGAGTGCCGAGTTTCTACTACAGGGGGCCAGGACAGCCGGAAAGTCAAGGTCAACATTCGAG tgccaccagcaCCCCTGAATCCTCCCCGGCTCCTGGCCAAGCAGAGTCGCCAACTTGTGGTGTCACCTGTGGACTGCTTTTCTGGTGATGGACCCATTGTCTCTGTCAAGTTGCTCTACAAGCCCAAGGATGATGCCTCGGTGTGGTCGTCCATTGTGG TTGACAACAGAGAAAACATCACTCTCATGAACCTCCGGCCGGTGACCGCTTACGTTGTCAAGGTGCAGCTGAGCCGACCAGGGGATGGTGGTGAGGGCAGCAAGGGACCTGAGGCTGTCATGGTGACTGAGTGCCTAG AGCCCACAGTCAAGCCTGTGATTGAAGGTTGGTCCATTGAGGAGAAAAACACCCTTCACGTCAACTGGAAATTGCCGAGTAACCATGAGCCTGCACATGGGTTCATTGTCCATCTTTTCGactctgcaaagcagctggtctgcaaaaaaaacatcacatccatttctgtgctctctgcCCACATTGGGGGCCTGGAGTTCAACAAGGAGTATGGGCTGGAGGTGCTGGTATACCACTGCACCAGCCTGGGGCCCCCCTCTGATCTCTACAAGGTCATGATCAACAGCAAAG GGCCTTCCTCCCCACGGTCACTCTCAGCAGAGTCTGTGTCTGACACAGCCATCAGACTCTACTGGCAGGTCCCCGAGTACCCCAACGGGGGCATCACCAAGTACAttgtggagctgcagcaggtgggGGGGAACAGCGAGCCCCAGTGGATTGACACTGACAACGGTGCCGAGACCACCAAGATCATTGGAGGCCTCAACGCCAGCACCACCTACCAGTTTCGTGTCCGGGCCAACTCCTATGTCCCAGGGGAGTGGAGCCAGCTGGTGAAAGCCAAGACCCTGGGGGATG GAGCACTGAGTGTGCCTCCCAGCCTGGGCAGCCAGAGCACCGAGCAGTCAGGAGTAGATCAGCAGCTGCTCTTGGCCATCATCGGCTCCGTGTCCGTCAcctgcctcaccatcctctttGCCCTCCTGGCACTTTTTCTCATCAAGAAGAACTTTTTCCACCGGCGCCGCACCTTCACATACCAGTCTGGCTCGGTGAGTGCTGCCTGCCATGCCAGGACAGTGTCCCCAGCTCCCCATGTCCCAGCCCGATCCAGGTCACGCTCCATAGCCTCCAGTCCGGATGCAGCCAGACCTCACCTCCACACAGAGAGG ggagaagagaccaTCCTGCAGTTCAACTCCGGGACCCTGACCCTGACACGTCGGCCCAAGCCACAGCCCGAACCCCTCAGCTACCCCATCCTGGAGTGGGAGGACATCAAGTTTGAGGACATGATTGGGGAAGGGAACTTTGGGCAGGTCATCAGGGCCATGATCAAAAAAGATGGCTTGAAAATGAACGCAGCCATCAAGATGCTGAAGG AGTACGCCTCAGAGAATGACCACCGGGACTTTGCTGGAGAGTTAGAGGTGCTGTGCAAGCTGGGCCATCACCCCAACATAATCAACTTGCTGGGCGCCTGTGAGAACAAGG GTTACCTGTATATTGCCATTGAGTATGCCCCCTATGGAAACCTCCTCGACTTCCTCCGCAAGAGCCGAGTCCTGGAGACCGACCCAGCTTTTGCCAAGGAGCACGGCACTGCGTCCACCctcacctcccagcagctcctccagttTGCTTCAGACGTGGCCAAAGGGATGCAGTACCTGAGTGAGAAGCAG TTCATTCACAGGGATCTGGCAGCCAGGAATATCCTGGTGGGAGAAAACCTGGCCTCCAAGATCGCTGACTTTGGCCTCTCCAGGGGGGAGGAGGTCTACGTGAAGAAGACAATG GGCCGCTTGCCAGTTCGCTGGATGGCCATCGAGTCCCTCAACTACAGCGTGTACACCACCAAGAGCGATGT GTGGTCCTTTGGCGTCCTTCTCTGGGAGATCGTCAGCTTAG GGGGCACGCCGTATTGCGGGATGACGTGTGCTGAGCTGTATGAGAAGCTGCCCCAGGGCTATCGCATGGAGAAACCCCGCAACTGTGATGATGAGGT GTACGAGCTGATGAGACAGTGCTGGCGTGACCGCCCCTATGAGCGCCCACCCTTTGCCCAGATCTCCATGCAGCTCATCCGCATGTTAGAGGCCAGGAAG GCATATGTGAACATGGCCCTGTTTGAGAACTTCACCTACGCAGGGATCGATGCCACCGCTGAGGAGGCATGA
- the TIE1 gene encoding tyrosine-protein kinase receptor Tie-1 isoform X2 produces MCWIFSCARFETHFKDMGLGLRFYLLLLLPWMAGAILDITLIANVQSLSHSDFFLSCIMGERDVSYLQIERENKIVMTHPKTGFQNYRNRSNYVQARGFSMPDLVGILYCMGRTPTEQAQVVYVHNSHNAHLFPVKATQSVNVGEPATFSARVLRRKEMDVMWKRNGTYYQTTDRGEVRGDLFTLTLPNVSVTENGVYSATFMGDSPLWSAFYRLIVRACAAKKWGPSCEKDCPDCLNGGICHDHVGECICPPGFTGTRCERACREGQFGRNCQETCQRAQGCRGLSFCLPDPYGCSCASGWSGSRCSQACPPGYYGPDCALMCACQNGGSCNRFSGCVCPAGWHGQHCEKSDRFPQIIKLASELEFNMGSEPIISCVATGNPLPASDGVELRKADGTMLKLVKAIIESGQITCEFQVQHLTKDDAGLWECRVSTTGGQDSRKVKVNIRVPPAPLNPPRLLAKQSRQLVVSPVDCFSGDGPIVSVKLLYKPKDDASVWSSIVVDNRENITLMNLRPVTAYVVKVQLSRPGDGGEGSKGPEAVMVTECLEPTVKPVIEGWSIEEKNTLHVNWKLPSNHEPAHGFIVHLFDSAKQLVCKKNITSISVLSAHIGGLEFNKEYGLEVLVYHCTSLGPPSDLYKVMINSKGPSSPRSLSAESVSDTAIRLYWQVPEYPNGGITKYIVELQQVGGNSEPQWIDTDNGAETTKIIGGLNASTTYQFRVRANSYVPGEWSQLVKAKTLGDGALSVPPSLGSQSTEQSGVDQQLLLAIIGSVSVTCLTILFALLALFLIKKNFFHRRRTFTYQSGSGEETILQFNSGTLTLTRRPKPQPEPLSYPILEWEDIKFEDMIGEGNFGQVIRAMIKKDGLKMNAAIKMLKEYASENDHRDFAGELEVLCKLGHHPNIINLLGACENKGYLYIAIEYAPYGNLLDFLRKSRVLETDPAFAKEHGTASTLTSQQLLQFASDVAKGMQYLSEKQFIHRDLAARNILVGENLASKIADFGLSRGEEVYVKKTMGRLPVRWMAIESLNYSVYTTKSDVWSFGVLLWEIVSLGGTPYCGMTCAELYEKLPQGYRMEKPRNCDDEVYELMRQCWRDRPYERPPFAQISMQLIRMLEARKAYVNMALFENFTYAGIDATAEEA; encoded by the exons ATGTGCTGGATATTTTCCTGTGCCAGATTTGAGACACACTTCAAGGACATGGGACTGGGACTCCGGTTTTATCTACTGCTTCTCCTCCCATGGATGGCAG GGGCCATCCTGGACATCACCCTGATTGCCAACGTGCAGAGCCTGTCCCACTCTGACTTCTTCCTCTCCTGTATCATGGGCGAGCGTGACGTGAGCTACCTGCAGATTGAGAGGGAGAACAAGATTGTGATGACACACCCCAAGACAGGCTTCCAAAACTACCGCAACCGCAGCAACTACGTCCAGGCCAGGGGCTTCTCCATGCCTGACTTGGTGGGGATCCTCTACTGCATGGGGCGCACACCGACAGAGCAGGCCCAGGTGGTCTACGTGCACAACAGCCACAATG CCCACCTTTTCCCAGTGAAGGCCACTCAGTCTGTGAATGTCGGCGAGCCGGCCACCTTCTCTGCCAGGGTCCTCAGGAGGAAGGAGATGGATGTcatgtggaaaagaaatg GTACCTACTACCAGACCACGGACCGGGGCGAGGTGCGGGGTGACCTTTTCACTCTAACACTCCCGAATGTCAGCGTGACTGAAAATGGTGTCTACAGTGCCACTTTCATGGGAGACAGCCCCCTGTGGAGTGCCTTCTACAGGCTAATCGTCAGAG CGTGTGCTGCAAAGAAATGGGGTCCGTCCTGTGAGAAGGATTGCCCTGACTGCCTGAATGGGGGCATCTGTCATGACCACGTCGGTGAATGCATCTGTCCTCCTGGCTTCACGGGCACCCGCTGTGAGAGAG CCTGCCGGGAAGGCCAGTTTGGCCGCAACTGTCAGGAGACCTGCCAGagagcccagggctgcaggggGCTGAGCTTCTGCCTGCCAGACCCCTATGGCTGCTCCTGCGCCTCGGGGTGGAGCGGCTCCCGCTGCAGCCAAG CCTGTCCCCCAGGATACTATGGCCCCGACTGTGCTCTGATGTGTGCCTGCCAGAATGGTGGCAGCTGTAACCGCTTCAGTGGCTGCGTCTGCCCCGCAGGCTGGCATGGACAGCACTGCGAGAAGTCAG ACCGCTTCCCCCAGATCATCAAGCTGGCCTCGGAGCTGGAGTTCAACATGGGTTCAGAGCCCATCATCAGCTGCGTGGCCACCGGCAACCCGCTGCCCGCAAGTGATGGCGTGGAGCTGCGCAAGGCTGATGGCACCATGCTTAAG ctggTCAAAGCCATCATAGAGTCGGGACAGATCACATGCGAGTTTCAGGTGCAGCATCTGACAAAGGACGATGCAGGGCTTTGGGAGTGCCGAGTTTCTACTACAGGGGGCCAGGACAGCCGGAAAGTCAAGGTCAACATTCGAG tgccaccagcaCCCCTGAATCCTCCCCGGCTCCTGGCCAAGCAGAGTCGCCAACTTGTGGTGTCACCTGTGGACTGCTTTTCTGGTGATGGACCCATTGTCTCTGTCAAGTTGCTCTACAAGCCCAAGGATGATGCCTCGGTGTGGTCGTCCATTGTGG TTGACAACAGAGAAAACATCACTCTCATGAACCTCCGGCCGGTGACCGCTTACGTTGTCAAGGTGCAGCTGAGCCGACCAGGGGATGGTGGTGAGGGCAGCAAGGGACCTGAGGCTGTCATGGTGACTGAGTGCCTAG AGCCCACAGTCAAGCCTGTGATTGAAGGTTGGTCCATTGAGGAGAAAAACACCCTTCACGTCAACTGGAAATTGCCGAGTAACCATGAGCCTGCACATGGGTTCATTGTCCATCTTTTCGactctgcaaagcagctggtctgcaaaaaaaacatcacatccatttctgtgctctctgcCCACATTGGGGGCCTGGAGTTCAACAAGGAGTATGGGCTGGAGGTGCTGGTATACCACTGCACCAGCCTGGGGCCCCCCTCTGATCTCTACAAGGTCATGATCAACAGCAAAG GGCCTTCCTCCCCACGGTCACTCTCAGCAGAGTCTGTGTCTGACACAGCCATCAGACTCTACTGGCAGGTCCCCGAGTACCCCAACGGGGGCATCACCAAGTACAttgtggagctgcagcaggtgggGGGGAACAGCGAGCCCCAGTGGATTGACACTGACAACGGTGCCGAGACCACCAAGATCATTGGAGGCCTCAACGCCAGCACCACCTACCAGTTTCGTGTCCGGGCCAACTCCTATGTCCCAGGGGAGTGGAGCCAGCTGGTGAAAGCCAAGACCCTGGGGGATG GAGCACTGAGTGTGCCTCCCAGCCTGGGCAGCCAGAGCACCGAGCAGTCAGGAGTAGATCAGCAGCTGCTCTTGGCCATCATCGGCTCCGTGTCCGTCAcctgcctcaccatcctctttGCCCTCCTGGCACTTTTTCTCATCAAGAAGAACTTTTTCCACCGGCGCCGCACCTTCACATACCAGTCTGGCTCG ggagaagagaccaTCCTGCAGTTCAACTCCGGGACCCTGACCCTGACACGTCGGCCCAAGCCACAGCCCGAACCCCTCAGCTACCCCATCCTGGAGTGGGAGGACATCAAGTTTGAGGACATGATTGGGGAAGGGAACTTTGGGCAGGTCATCAGGGCCATGATCAAAAAAGATGGCTTGAAAATGAACGCAGCCATCAAGATGCTGAAGG AGTACGCCTCAGAGAATGACCACCGGGACTTTGCTGGAGAGTTAGAGGTGCTGTGCAAGCTGGGCCATCACCCCAACATAATCAACTTGCTGGGCGCCTGTGAGAACAAGG GTTACCTGTATATTGCCATTGAGTATGCCCCCTATGGAAACCTCCTCGACTTCCTCCGCAAGAGCCGAGTCCTGGAGACCGACCCAGCTTTTGCCAAGGAGCACGGCACTGCGTCCACCctcacctcccagcagctcctccagttTGCTTCAGACGTGGCCAAAGGGATGCAGTACCTGAGTGAGAAGCAG TTCATTCACAGGGATCTGGCAGCCAGGAATATCCTGGTGGGAGAAAACCTGGCCTCCAAGATCGCTGACTTTGGCCTCTCCAGGGGGGAGGAGGTCTACGTGAAGAAGACAATG GGCCGCTTGCCAGTTCGCTGGATGGCCATCGAGTCCCTCAACTACAGCGTGTACACCACCAAGAGCGATGT GTGGTCCTTTGGCGTCCTTCTCTGGGAGATCGTCAGCTTAG GGGGCACGCCGTATTGCGGGATGACGTGTGCTGAGCTGTATGAGAAGCTGCCCCAGGGCTATCGCATGGAGAAACCCCGCAACTGTGATGATGAGGT GTACGAGCTGATGAGACAGTGCTGGCGTGACCGCCCCTATGAGCGCCCACCCTTTGCCCAGATCTCCATGCAGCTCATCCGCATGTTAGAGGCCAGGAAG GCATATGTGAACATGGCCCTGTTTGAGAACTTCACCTACGCAGGGATCGATGCCACCGCTGAGGAGGCATGA